ACCGTCTGGCAGCATCCGCACCGGCGAAGATCACCGCGGTGCGCGAGCTGATCGCCAAGCACCCCGATGAGCGCATCCTCGTGATCGGGCAGTACCTCGACCAGCTCGAGACGCTGTCGCAGGCGCTGAACGCCCCGCAGATCACGGGAGCCACGCCGGTGGACGAGCGCGAGGAGCTGTACCGGCAGTTCCGCGAGGGCGAGATCTCGCTGCTGGTCGTCTCGAAGGTCGCGAACTTCTCGATCGACCTGCCCGAGGCCTCGGTCGCGATCCAGGTGTCGGGATCGTTCGGCTCACGCCAGGAGGAGGCGCAGCGCCTGGGGCGCCTGCTGCGCCCGAAGCAGTCGAACCACACCGCGAGCTTCTACACGCTGATCGCCCGCGACACGGTCGATCAGGATTATGCGCAGAACCGGCAGCGGTTCCTCGCGGAGCAGGGCTACAGCTACACGATCATGGATGCCGTGGATCTGGCCGCCTGAGCATCGCGGCGCCGGCTCAGGAGCCCTGCGGCTCGTCCTCCGGCCTCAGCCCGCATCGCCAGCACGGCGCCGACAGGTCGTCGAGCAGCGCCCCGCACTCGGGGCACACCTTCGACAGCCAGCAGGCGCTGTCACCGCCCTCGTCCGCGTTGCTGCTCATGCCATCGAGGCTACTCCGCCCGCGCTCGCTTCAGCCCTCGCGCTTCATCCAATCCAGCGCGAGGGCCGCCACCGCCTCCGGCGCGTCGTCGACGATGAAATGCGCGGCGTCATCGACGAACGCGAGCTCGAACCGATCGGCTTTCTCGGCGCTCTTACGGCTGATACGCCGGGCCGTGCCCTCGGCGAAAGGCCCATCCTCCCGCCCGAAGACGACGAGCGTCGGCGGATGCAGCCGCATGCGCTTGTAGACGCCGGTCATCAGCCGCATCGACACCGGCACCACCATCCCGCGATACATCGCAGCGACCGCGCGGCCCACTGCCGGATCCTGCTGCACGCGCAGATACGCGTCCACGGCGCTGTCACCGAGCGGCTTGGCCGCGTAGCGCGGACCGAACAGGTAGTCCAGCGGCCGCCCAGGGCGATGCATGATCAGCCTGGGCATGTGTGCGAAGGCGGGCATCACCTTCGGTGTGAACTCCATGAACCCGGGCGGAACGGACAGCTGGACGAGCGTGCGGACGCGCTCGGGATGCACGTAGGCGAGTTGCATGCCCGAGATCGCGCCCATGTCATGGCAGAGCAGGTGCGGCCGCTCGATGCCGAGAGCGTCCAGCACCGCGAGGACATCCTCCATCTGCGTGTCCGGCCCGAACTTCTGGTCGTCGGACTTCGTCCAGCCGGAACCGCGCAGATCGGGGCAGATCACCCGGTATCCCTGGGCTGCGACGACCTGCGCGACCCTGCGCCACTCCCACCAGTGCTGGGGGAAGCCGTGCAGCATGAGCACCGGGTCGCCCTCACCCACCGAGGCGACGTGGGCCCGCAGCCCGGGGGTCTCGACCATGCTGTGCTCGAACCCCGGCGCCTCGGGTAGAGGCGGCGTCCACTCGCGGCGGACGGACGTGTCCGAGGACCCCGGTGTATCCATGGCGAGCCTCCCAGCCGACCAGCCGGTCGTCGTCGACCGTGATCGCACTCTACTATGTTCGTAGTGATTTGTCACTACGAACATAGTGAGCCTAGGCTCGTCGCGTGAGCAGCACCCGCCATCGCGCCCTCGAAGCCGCCGTGGACCTCGTCGGCACCCACGGCATTCGTGCGCTCACACACGGCCGGATCGATGCCGCGGCTTCCCTTCCCCCCGGGTCGACCTCGAATCACTTCCGCACCCGCGCCGCGCTGCTCGCCGGTGTCATCGAGTGGATCGCCGAACGGGAACGCGCGGACGCCGGCATCCCCGACATCACCACCCGGGACGAGTTCGTCTCCGCGCTCAGCCGCATGATCGCGGCGCAGTCCGGCCCTCTCGCGGCGCGCACGCGCGCGCGTTACGCGCTCTTCCTCGAGGCCGACGACGATGCGGTGCGCCCGCTGCGCGAGCAGCGGGCGGGCATGGAGGCCTGGGTGCGCGGCATCCTCTCCCGCCTCGGGGGCGAGGATGCCGCCGGCCGTACCGCCTTCCTGATGGCCACGGGCGAGGGGCTGCTGCTGCACCGCCTCACGGTCGATCCGGATGCGCCCATCGAGGCCGTCGTGGCCCGTGCGATCGACGCGGCACTGGACGCCTGAGCGCCGCATCTCCGCAGACAATCAGCCACGGCATCGGCCGGATCACCATAATGGGGTCATGACTGATGCGCGAATCCTGGTCGTCGACGACGAGCCGAACATCCGCGACCTGCTCTCCCGGGGTCTCAGCTTCGCCGGTTTCAAGGTGAAGACCGTCGCCAACGGGGCGGCCACCATCTCGGCGGTCCTCGAGGAGGAGCCCGACCTGATCATCCTCGACGTCATGCTGCCCGATATGAACGGCTTCAGCGTCACCAAGCGCCTGCGCGGCGCGGGCTTCACGGCCCCCATCCTGTTCCTCACCGCCAAGGACGACACGCAGGACAAGATCGAGGGCCTGAACGCCGGCGGCGACGACTACGTCACCAAGCCGTTCGCCCTCGACGAGATCGTCGCCCGCGCGCAGGCGATCCTGCGCCGCACGATGCAGACCGATGAGGAGTCGCTGATCCGCGCCGGCGAGCTGTCGATGGATCAGGACACCCACGACGTCTTCGTCGGCAAGGTTCCGATCGAGCTGAGCCCGACGGAGTTCAAGCTGCTGAAGTACCTCATGCTCAACCCCAATCGCGTGCTGTCGAAGGCGCAGATCCTCGATCATGTCTGGGAGTACGACTTCAACGGCGACGCCGGCATCGTGGAGAGCTACATCTCCTATCTGCGCCGCAAGATCGACCCGCACACCGAGGAGTCGGTCATCCAGACCAAGCGCGGCTTCGGCTACATGCTGAAGGTCGGGAAGTCCGCCTGAGCGCGAGCGCGGGGATGAGCACCGGTTCCGACTCCGTCACCGTGTGGTGGCGCAGGATCAGCCTGCGCGCCAAGGTCACGGGCGTCACGGTCGCAGTGCTCGCCCTGGGTCTGGTGGTGGCAGGGATCGGCACCGTGCCCATCCTGCGCGGCGCGATGATCAACAACATCAACGCCCAGCTGCCGTCGCTGGCCACGACAGGTCAGGCCGAGCGCTTCTTCGACGTGTCGATCTCCGACGGCGGGCTCGTCTTCGACCCGGCTCCCGACGCACCCCGGTCGCCCGATTTCGCGGTCGCGTTCTACACGACCGAGGGCGAGCCGCTCGCGCAGGCCGGCGGACAGGCCGCCGACCGGCGCCCGGCGTTCCCCGAGACGTTCACGGTGCAGTCCGCCAAGGCCCGCGAGGATCAGGTGCTGACCCTGGATGCCGGGGAGGGCCTGGTCTACAACGCGGCGGTGTCGGTGCAGCCGCTGCAGAGCCTTCCGGGCATCAGCTACGTGCAGGTCGTCGCCCTGCCGCTGGATGAGGCCGACCGCATCGTCGGCACCTACTTCGCGGTGTACACCACGGTGGCTCTCGTGACGATCCTGCTCGCCGCGCTGCTGATCCGCGGCCTGGTGACGCTCACGTTCCGGCGGCTGGGACACGTCGAGTCCACCGCCATGGCGATCGCCGCGGGTGACTTCAGCCAGCGCCTGACCGACCTCGAGCCGACCACCGAGGTGGGTCGCCTCAATTCGGCGATCAACACCATGCTCGACCGCGTCGACCGGTCGATCGCCCAGCGCGACCGGACCGTGCAGAACATGCGGCGCTTCATCGGCGACGCGAGCCACGAGCTGCGCACTCCGCTGGTGAGCGTGCGCGGGTACGCGGAGCTGTACCGCATGGGTGCCATCAGCGGTGACGAGGACACCGCGCGGGCGATGGAGCGCATCGAGAAGGAGGCGATCCGGATGGGCGTGCTCGTCGAGGATCTGCTGGCCCTCGCACGCCTGGACGAGGAACGCGAGCGCGAACTCCAGATCGTGGCTATCGATCTGCGGCCGGTGGCACGCGACGCCGCCCTCGACCTGCGCGTGTCCGCACCGGGACGCAAGATCACGGTCGTCGACACCACCGCCGACCAGGCCGAGCGACCGCGACTGCGGCCGACCGCCCCACCGCCGCCGCCCGCCGTCGCACCCGTCACCGCCACCGGCCGCGCCGCAGGGGCCGGCCGGGCCGCGGGAGCCCTGGGCAGGCTCCGCCGTCGTCCCAAGCCCGCCGTCGTGCCATCGATCGACTTCACCGAGGCGACAGACGCCCCGGTACGCACTCCCCCGATCGTGCTCGGCGAGGAGAACAAGGTGCGGCAGGTGATCACGAATCTGCTCGGCAACGCCCGCCGGTTCTCACCCGAGGAGAGCCCGATCGAACTCGTCGTCGGCGTCGACCGCGCGCGCGGCGTGGGCACCATCGCGATCGTGGACCACGGCGAAGGCGTGCCGCCCCAGATCCGCGAGCACATCTTCGAGCGGTTCTGGCGGGCCGACACCTCGCGTGCACGCGAGACGGGCGGCGCAGGGCTGGGCCTGGCGATCGTGGCTTCGATCATCGAGTCGCTGAACGGCTCGGTGCGGGTGGACGAGACGCCGGGCGGCGGGGCGACCTTCGTCGTGTCGCTGCCGCTCGCCCCCGCCCAGGCGACGCCTGAGCACCTGCTCGAGGAGACCCAGCCTCTGGACCGGCTCGAGTTCTGAGCACTCCCCCTGCACAATCCGCAGCGGCCGGATGTTGTGCACAGCGGCCGGGGTTCGGCCGTCGGCGGCCTCTCGCACGCATTTAGTGTCGGAAGCCCGTCGAGAGGAGAATCCCATGTCCGTCTTCACCGTCGACACCGATGCGGTCCATTCCGCGCACAGTGCCGCCC
This is a stretch of genomic DNA from Microbacterium sp. YJN-G. It encodes these proteins:
- a CDS encoding alpha/beta fold hydrolase, yielding MTNHYEHSRVRSRSTTTGWSAGRLAMDTPGSSDTSVRREWTPPLPEAPGFEHSMVETPGLRAHVASVGEGDPVLMLHGFPQHWWEWRRVAQVVAAQGYRVICPDLRGSGWTKSDDQKFGPDTQMEDVLAVLDALGIERPHLLCHDMGAISGMQLAYVHPERVRTLVQLSVPPGFMEFTPKVMPAFAHMPRLIMHRPGRPLDYLFGPRYAAKPLGDSAVDAYLRVQQDPAVGRAVAAMYRGMVVPVSMRLMTGVYKRMRLHPPTLVVFGREDGPFAEGTARRISRKSAEKADRFELAFVDDAAHFIVDDAPEAVAALALDWMKREG
- a CDS encoding TetR/AcrR family transcriptional regulator → MSSTRHRALEAAVDLVGTHGIRALTHGRIDAAASLPPGSTSNHFRTRAALLAGVIEWIAERERADAGIPDITTRDEFVSALSRMIAAQSGPLAARTRARYALFLEADDDAVRPLREQRAGMEAWVRGILSRLGGEDAAGRTAFLMATGEGLLLHRLTVDPDAPIEAVVARAIDAALDA
- a CDS encoding response regulator transcription factor is translated as MTDARILVVDDEPNIRDLLSRGLSFAGFKVKTVANGAATISAVLEEEPDLIILDVMLPDMNGFSVTKRLRGAGFTAPILFLTAKDDTQDKIEGLNAGGDDYVTKPFALDEIVARAQAILRRTMQTDEESLIRAGELSMDQDTHDVFVGKVPIELSPTEFKLLKYLMLNPNRVLSKAQILDHVWEYDFNGDAGIVESYISYLRRKIDPHTEESVIQTKRGFGYMLKVGKSA
- a CDS encoding sensor histidine kinase, translating into MSTGSDSVTVWWRRISLRAKVTGVTVAVLALGLVVAGIGTVPILRGAMINNINAQLPSLATTGQAERFFDVSISDGGLVFDPAPDAPRSPDFAVAFYTTEGEPLAQAGGQAADRRPAFPETFTVQSAKAREDQVLTLDAGEGLVYNAAVSVQPLQSLPGISYVQVVALPLDEADRIVGTYFAVYTTVALVTILLAALLIRGLVTLTFRRLGHVESTAMAIAAGDFSQRLTDLEPTTEVGRLNSAINTMLDRVDRSIAQRDRTVQNMRRFIGDASHELRTPLVSVRGYAELYRMGAISGDEDTARAMERIEKEAIRMGVLVEDLLALARLDEERERELQIVAIDLRPVARDAALDLRVSAPGRKITVVDTTADQAERPRLRPTAPPPPPAVAPVTATGRAAGAGRAAGALGRLRRRPKPAVVPSIDFTEATDAPVRTPPIVLGEENKVRQVITNLLGNARRFSPEESPIELVVGVDRARGVGTIAIVDHGEGVPPQIREHIFERFWRADTSRARETGGAGLGLAIVASIIESLNGSVRVDETPGGGATFVVSLPLAPAQATPEHLLEETQPLDRLEF